A window of Pullulanibacillus sp. KACC 23026 genomic DNA:
GATCCTCTAAAACGGAGAGATAGGGAGCCGCGTGTGACGCCCCTTCAAAATCTAATTGTATATATATAGGATCATCTTGAAAAAGACGGATATCATGAAACGCTTTTTCCGGTTCATTCGTCTCCACTCTCTCTTTTCTATACAAAAAAGCAGGTGATGAGGAGTGCCGATCAGCAATTAACATAGCGCGGGGACATTTCTCTATGGAATCCACAAATCGCAGGAGTCCGATGATATGATCGTCACTTAATATATAATTTAATAACCACATACACTCTTTTGCTTTTAAATCATAACGACCCAGGAACCATTTCAGGAAACTTCTCTTTTCATTAATTGAAATGAGCTGTTCGATGGTCATCTTCCCCTTTACTTTCTTTACTATTTATAGAATCCAATCCCCATTGAAACGGCGTTAAAAGTTATTATCTTCCTGTTCATACAACCGTTCTAAGAATTCAATAAGCTCTTGATCTTGTGTTAAGCTAACAGCCTTTTCCAATGTTGTAATCGCTAATGTACGATTTCCCATTTCCCATGAGATTTCCCCAAATTCCTTCAAAAAATCAGGATCTTCACTAAAATAAGGGCAGACCGATTCATAAATTGGAAAAGCCTCTTCAAGCTGATCATCCTGATAAAGGGCATTGCTATAATACCAGGTCAGAACCGGATCTTCTAAATCCTCCATCGGTTGAAACAACTTAATAATTGCTTCATAGTCATTCTCTTCCCGATAAATTTCGACCAGCAGCTTCAGCGCTTCAACATGCTCCGAATCTTCTTCTAATAGCTCCGTGATCTGCTCGATCGCTTTCTTTGGCTCCCCAGCCTTAATCAGAGCTTTGGCCAGCCTGATCTTCAAGCGTTCATTATGCTCATCCTGCCTGACCCCGATCGTCAACGCTTCAATCGCCTCCGTAACCGCCCCTTCTTCTTCATAGGCATCCGCCAAAATAGGGTAAAGGGATGAGTAGGAAGGATCAAGCTCTTTTAATTTTTCAAGCTGGGTAATGGCCGTCTGGGGCTTTCCTGCTTGCATAGCTGTCACAGCATAACCAAACAGCCCGTCCAAAGTAACTCCTTTTTCAATTCCTTTATTATAATAGATTAATGCCTCTTCAAATTGACCTCGAAGACTTAATACCTCTGCCAATTTCAACGGGATGTTTTCATGTTCTAAAACCTCCGTATGAAGCACTTTTTTATAAAGCTCAATAGCCTCCGATACCCGCCCAATCTGTGCGTAGAATTCAGCGAGGGCGAAGCTTAAGATCGGCTCATCAGGACTTGTTTTGAGGGCCTGCAAAAGCCGCTGTTCGGCCGCTTCTTCTAAACCTTGCGCTTGATAAAGGTCAGCAAGAAGAACCTGTGCACTCAAATAATTAGCATCGAGTGGATGAATATCCGTTAGACTATCGATGGCTTCATCCTCAAGATCAAGATCAATGGCAGCCTCTGAGAGCGATAAAGCATAACTTGAATCACCCGGATGTCGCGAATGAAGGTGTTTAAGAAGCTTATAGGCTTCCTCTGACATTCCCCAATCCAAGTATAATAAAGCGATTTCATAAGTCAATGGATCGTCCGCTTGTTTTAAGACGGTTTTAAGCTTCTCTAATCCCTCTTCATACTGTCCAGATTCAATATATGATATGGCGATTTGTAAGTGTTGTTCTAATGTTTGCATCTCACGACTCCTATACAGCTGCATACTATGTAAATCTATATTTAGTTTTATGATAGACGACTCGCCATTCTCTATCAAGTCTAAGGTTTATTTCTTTGGCTGTTTTCGTAAACTTTGTTGTTTTTTTTAGGCTCCAATAAGCTCGCTTTCCGCGGGCAATCCGTGAGCCTCCTCGGCAAAATACGCCTGCGGGGTCTCACCTGGCTTGCTATTCCCACAGGAGTCTCGCCTATTTCCACCTATTTTTTTATCAACTAGAACACTCTTTTAGAAAAGAGCCATTTCTTTTTATAAAAAATAAAGCACAGCCTTCATAAAACCGATCGCTCGCTTACCCGACTGGAAAACAAGCCTATTTTCGCAACTTTAAGTCTTACTTATCAAGATCGGGGTTGGCAAGGGGCTTTATAAAGAAAAAAAGAACCCGGTTTCTTTTAAACAGGGTTCAAAAAATATGGATGGAGTGGAGAGAAACCATTTGATTACATTATAAAGGACATAAATTAAAAAAACAATCCTATTTTTCAAAATATTTAACTTTATTTATTTTTTGTAAAGAAATCATAAAAGCCTGGGAAAGATACGGCAATGGCTTCCCCTTCTTCTAAGATAAGTGGTTGGTCTGTCAGTACGGCTGCCACTCCGAGCATCATCCCAATTCGATGATCGCCATGGCTTTTCACCCTTCCTCCCTTTAAAGAGGTACGAGGCTGACCCTGAATGATCATGCCGTCTGGTGTCGGCTCAATTTGGACACCGATTTTCGTCAGTTCCTCACAAACCGTTTGAATCCGGTCGGTTTCTTTCACTCTAAGCTCTTCGGCATCCTTAATGACAGTAGTCCCTTCAGCTTGACTGGCAATCAAAGCGAGGATCGGAATTTCATCGATTAAACGTGGGATAACTTCCCCGGACACTGTCGTGGCTTTTAAAGATTGCCCTTTGATATGCAAGTCTGCCACTGGCTCAAAATTCTCTTCTCTCTGATTAAGAAGTTCAATGGAGGCACCCATGTTTTCTAAAACGGTGAGAAGGCCCGTTCGAGTTGGATTAATCCCAACATTTTTAATGATTAGTTCACTGCCTGGTGTGATTAAAGCAGCGGCAATAAAAAAGGCAGCGGACGAGAAATCGCCTGGCACACGGATATGTGTGGCGGTCAGTGTTTGACCGCCTTTTACCCGGTGTGTCGTGCCTTCTGTCTCAATCGTAACACCAAAAGCCCTTAGCATCCGTTCGGTGTGATCTCTTGAAAGATGCGGCTCCTCGATCGTTGTTTCACCAGATGCCTGAAGACCCGCTAGAACAAGTGATGACTTCACTTGAGCACTTGCTACAGGTGACTGGTAATGAATCGCTTTTAACGCGCCGCCAACAATGGAAAGCGGCGCATAGCGACCGTTTTCACGTCCATAAAAGGTACCTCCCATATTTTTCAGAGGTTTTGTAACGCGATCCATTGGACGTTTGTTTAAAGAACGGTCACCGGAAATGACACTATAAAACGGCTGGCCCGAAAGCAACCCAATGATTAAGCGTGCGGTTGTTCCCGAATTGCCAACATCCAAAACCGTTTTCGGTTCGGTTAGTCCCTTTAGTCCATTGCCATGGATCGTCACGTGTTCACCATCGCGTTCAATCGTGACTCCGAGCTCCGACATACACCTAATTGTTGAGAGGCAATCTTCCCCCAACAGGAAGCCTTCAACCGTTGTCGTGCCTTCTGCAATAGAGCCGAGCATAACCGAGCGATGCGAAATCGATTTATCACCCGGAACCGTCATCTCTCCTGTAAATGTTTTACCTTTACTGTCAAATACGTAATCCGTCATTGTTATCACCTAATCATTTAGATATGTGTGGTAGCCATTACTTTCCAAGAGGGGAATGGCAAGATCGCGGTCGCGTTCGGTTTGAAACGAGAGGTGAAGGACACCTGAAATCGTTTCACGCAGCTCAATAATATTTAAGTTCATAAGGTTAAGTCCTGCTTCCCCAACAAGTGTTGCGACCCTTCCTAACTCGCCTGGATGGTCAGCTATATCCAGATAGAGGTCGTTTGAAGAAGGAATTGCACCTTTTTTCTTAACTGGAAACTGGTCACGAAAGGCTTTCGCCACTTCAAAAAAGCTTTTGATCCCTTGATTATCCTCATTTAATAAATCCATCTTAACTTGATTCATGACTTCTTCCCATGATTCAAAAAGGGATAGTAAAACCTCTCGATTATTTAAGGTAATATCCTGCCAAAGAATGGGATCTGAGGAGGCAATCCGCGTGATATCACGAAATCCGCCCGCCGCAAAACTCGGAAGATCAAATCCATCTTCTGGCCTGTTCCTAAGATGATGGACAAGTGCCGCTGCCACAATATGAGGAAAGTGGCTGATGACGCCCACCATTTCGTCATGCTTTTCTGGATCAACCACCAAAAGCTTGGCGCGCGTCGCACTGAGCCAGGCCTTTAACTGTTCAAGGCGTTCTGCAGGCACATGATCCAACGGTGTTAAAAAATAATAGGCGTTTTCAAACAGATCAGGTGTCGCCGCCTCCACACCACTTTTATGAGAACCTGCCATTGGATGGCCACCTATAAAAGCAACATGAGACAAACGCGCTTTGGCTCTTTCAGCAATTTGGGTTTTGGTGCTGCCCACATCTGTGATAATGACATTCGGTTTTAACGAAACATGACTCAAGCGATCGATTGCCTCCAAAATCGCCCCAACAGGTGAGGCAAGAATGATGATATCCGCATCCTTGGCACCGTCCTCAATGGAGCTGCCCTTTTCATGAACTATCCCCAATTCCTTACCTTTTTCAACAGCTAGAGGATTGGCGTCATAAGCGGTGACTCGGAATTGGTCAGATGAGTTTTGCATCGCTTTAATTAACGAGCCCCCGATCAGACCTAACCCGCAGATAAAAACATTAATGCTCATGAACAAATTCCTCTAGCAAGTGTATAATGGCCGCGTTCTGCTCTTTTGTTCCAATCGTGATTCGAACGGAATTAGGGCAGCCTAAAGCTTCACCTGACCGGACGATAAAGCCTCTTCTCAAAAGAAAATCGAATACTTCATCACCTGATGCTTTAAAATAGATAAGAATAAAATTCGATTCAGATGGATAGTACTTTAACCCTTCTTTTTCACAAAAAGCATAGTACTGAGCCAATCCTTCACGATTCTTTTCAACAGACTCTTGGATAAAGGCCTGATCCTTTAGCGCTTCAGTTGTAGCCGCCTGCGCGATTCGAGACACATTAAACGGCTCTCGAGTCGGTTCAATTTGAGCAATAAAATCCGCATCCCCAATGGCATAACCTACTCTTAAACTCGCTAACCCGTAAGCTTTTGAAAAAGTACGCGTGACAACTAGATTAGGGAAACGTTCAATCAACGGAATGGTTTGCGGGTAGTCTGAAGCCGTTACATACTCATAGTAAGCCTCATCACTGACAACAATCACATCTTCAGGAACCCTCTCCAGAAAGGCAACGAACGTTTCTTCAGGAATATAAACTCCAGTTGGGTTATTAGGATTACAAACCCAGACGAGTCGTGTTTGCTCATCAATTTGGGCAAGCATTCCTTCTAAATCCTGCTGTCCGTCGATAAGCGGGACTTGACGTACTTCAGCTCCATCCACAATGGCATTGTGACGGTACTGCGGGAAGGTAGGCCATGGGTAAACCGTGTTTGTCCCTGCTTCCAATAAGGCACGGCTTAACAAATGAATCAATTCATCTGTCCCATTTCCAAAAATAAGTTGATTTTCTGCTACACCTAGATGCTCACTCATAGCTTTTCGTAAATTCGTTGCATAGCCATCCGGATAGAGCTGGAGTTCATGAAGCACTGATTGGATTCCTTCAACCGCTAACGGTGAACAACCAAAAGGATTCTCATTGGAAGCTAGTTTCGTAATCTCCGAAAGGCCCAGCTCCCTTTTGACTTCATCCGTTTGTTTTCCGGGCTTATACGCTGTAAGTCCTTTTAATTGTTTTTTCAATGTAGTCACCTCAAAATCAGAGAGTGTGTTCACTCCCCTATATCCCATTTATTTTTTTATTATACATCAATGCTTTAACGCTTTAAATAGACAATTAAAAATTCCCTAGTTCATCTCGCTTCACCGCTAGTCTTTCGCGAAACGCTTGTCCATTTTAATGCGACCATCGCTTGTCAGACCAATTAGGCGTAACCACACAACTCGCTCTCTTCGGACGCGGTAAACCCGCCCTCATAAATCCTTATGTATCTCATAAAAGTCAAAAGGGAAGCGGATCGCCCCA
This region includes:
- a CDS encoding ReoY family proteolytic degradation factor is translated as MTIEQLISINEKRSFLKWFLGRYDLKAKECMWLLNYILSDDHIIGLLRFVDSIEKCPRAMLIADRHSSSPAFLYRKERVETNEPEKAFHDIRLFQDDPIYIQLDFEGASHAAPYLSVLEDPPFAEMNIEERYGHEASRILLNSEKRFTLDKLTKAIDEALAKRDKQVFQTLTNQLKALQKEIDEDGSDESNPM
- the aroA gene encoding 3-phosphoshikimate 1-carboxyvinyltransferase, translating into MTDYVFDSKGKTFTGEMTVPGDKSISHRSVMLGSIAEGTTTVEGFLLGEDCLSTIRCMSELGVTIERDGEHVTIHGNGLKGLTEPKTVLDVGNSGTTARLIIGLLSGQPFYSVISGDRSLNKRPMDRVTKPLKNMGGTFYGRENGRYAPLSIVGGALKAIHYQSPVASAQVKSSLVLAGLQASGETTIEEPHLSRDHTERMLRAFGVTIETEGTTHRVKGGQTLTATHIRVPGDFSSAAFFIAAALITPGSELIIKNVGINPTRTGLLTVLENMGASIELLNQREENFEPVADLHIKGQSLKATTVSGEVIPRLIDEIPILALIASQAEGTTVIKDAEELRVKETDRIQTVCEELTKIGVQIEPTPDGMIIQGQPRTSLKGGRVKSHGDHRIGMMLGVAAVLTDQPLILEEGEAIAVSFPGFYDFFTKNK
- the hisC gene encoding histidinol-phosphate transaminase gives rise to the protein MKKQLKGLTAYKPGKQTDEVKRELGLSEITKLASNENPFGCSPLAVEGIQSVLHELQLYPDGYATNLRKAMSEHLGVAENQLIFGNGTDELIHLLSRALLEAGTNTVYPWPTFPQYRHNAIVDGAEVRQVPLIDGQQDLEGMLAQIDEQTRLVWVCNPNNPTGVYIPEETFVAFLERVPEDVIVVSDEAYYEYVTASDYPQTIPLIERFPNLVVTRTFSKAYGLASLRVGYAIGDADFIAQIEPTREPFNVSRIAQAATTEALKDQAFIQESVEKNREGLAQYYAFCEKEGLKYYPSESNFILIYFKASGDEVFDFLLRRGFIVRSGEALGCPNSVRITIGTKEQNAAIIHLLEEFVHEH
- a CDS encoding prephenate dehydrogenase; its protein translation is MSINVFICGLGLIGGSLIKAMQNSSDQFRVTAYDANPLAVEKGKELGIVHEKGSSIEDGAKDADIIILASPVGAILEAIDRLSHVSLKPNVIITDVGSTKTQIAERAKARLSHVAFIGGHPMAGSHKSGVEAATPDLFENAYYFLTPLDHVPAERLEQLKAWLSATRAKLLVVDPEKHDEMVGVISHFPHIVAAALVHHLRNRPEDGFDLPSFAAGGFRDITRIASSDPILWQDITLNNREVLLSLFESWEEVMNQVKMDLLNEDNQGIKSFFEVAKAFRDQFPVKKKGAIPSSNDLYLDIADHPGELGRVATLVGEAGLNLMNLNIIELRETISGVLHLSFQTERDRDLAIPLLESNGYHTYLND
- a CDS encoding tetratricopeptide repeat protein — translated: MQTLEQHLQIAISYIESGQYEEGLEKLKTVLKQADDPLTYEIALLYLDWGMSEEAYKLLKHLHSRHPGDSSYALSLSEAAIDLDLEDEAIDSLTDIHPLDANYLSAQVLLADLYQAQGLEEAAEQRLLQALKTSPDEPILSFALAEFYAQIGRVSEAIELYKKVLHTEVLEHENIPLKLAEVLSLRGQFEEALIYYNKGIEKGVTLDGLFGYAVTAMQAGKPQTAITQLEKLKELDPSYSSLYPILADAYEEEGAVTEAIEALTIGVRQDEHNERLKIRLAKALIKAGEPKKAIEQITELLEEDSEHVEALKLLVEIYREENDYEAIIKLFQPMEDLEDPVLTWYYSNALYQDDQLEEAFPIYESVCPYFSEDPDFLKEFGEISWEMGNRTLAITTLEKAVSLTQDQELIEFLERLYEQEDNNF